The Equus caballus isolate H_3958 breed thoroughbred chromosome 12, TB-T2T, whole genome shotgun sequence genome contains a region encoding:
- the LOC138916528 gene encoding olfactory receptor 5A2-like, translated as MAVGRNNTIVTKFILLGFSDHPQMKIFYFVLFLGIYLLTLAWNMSLIILIRMDSHLHTPMYFFLSNLSFLDICYVSSTTPKMLSGIITEKKTISFIGCATQYFVFCGMGLTECFLLAAMAYDRYAAICNPLLYTAVISHTLCLKMVAGAYVGGFLSSLIETYSVYQYDFCGPNLINHFFCDLPPVLVLSCSDTFTSQVVNFIVGVVVGMVSVLVILISYGYIVTAVVKISSARGRTKAFSTCGSHLTAVTLFYGSGLFMYMTPSSSYSLNRDKVVSVFYALVIPMVNPIIYSLRNKEIKSAVRKAMERKHVLSHEHSFF; from the coding sequence aaattttctattttgtgttgttcCTGGGGATTTACCTCCTGACCCTAGCCTGGAACATGAGCCTCATCATCCttatcaggatggactcccacctacacacacccatgtacttctttctcagtAACCTGTCCTTCTTAGATATCTGCTATGTATCCTCCACAACTCCCAAGATGCTCTCTGGCAtcatcacagagaagaaaaccattTCCTTCATTGGGTGTGCCACGCAGTACTTTGTCTTCTGTGGAATGGGGCtgactgaatgctttcttttGGCAGCTATGGCATATGATCGGTATGCTGCAATCTGCAACCCGTTGCTCTACACAGCTGTCATATCCCATACACTTTGTTTAAAGATGGTGGCTGGGGCCTATGTGGGTGGATTCCTTAGTTCTTTGATTGAAACATACTCTGTCTATCAGTATGATTTCTGTGGGCCCAACCTAATCAACCACTTCTTTTGTGACCTTCCTCCAGtcctggttctgtcatgctctGATACCTTCACCAGCCAAGTGGTGAACTTCATTGTGGGTGTTGTTGTTGGAATGGTATCTGTCCTTGTGATCCTCATCTCTTATGGTTACATCGTTACTGCTGTCGTGAAGATCAGTTCAGCAAGAGGTAGGACCAAGGCCTTCAGCACCTGTGGCTCTCACCTGACTGCTGTGACCCTCTTCTATGGTTCTGGTCTCTTCATGTACATGACACCTAGTTCCAGCTACTCCTTAAACCGGGACAAGGTGGTGTCAGTGTTCTATGCTCTGGTGATCCCTATGGTGAATCCCATCATCTACAGTCTTAGAAATAAGGAGATTAAAAGTGCTGTAAGGAAAGCTATGGAAAGGAAACATGTTCTTTCTCATGAGCACTCATTTTTCTGA